A window from Acipenser ruthenus chromosome 36, fAciRut3.2 maternal haplotype, whole genome shotgun sequence encodes these proteins:
- the LOC117402171 gene encoding relaxin-3-like has translation MTKLVLALALWVLVSELSQGSEGRNPTYGVKLCGREFIRAVIFTCGGSRWRRAARASTGDLPDSFNSERASEDEASESWNPDTVPGLSYKDYPDYESQNWREQLTGLGFSRQSRSAISEEVLEALRTSDRKGRDVVIGLSNACCKWGCSKSEISSLC, from the exons ATGACAAAGCTGGTCCTGGCCCTGGCCCTTTGGGTCCTGGTGTCGGAGCTGAGCCAGGGCTCTGAAGGAAGGAACCCCACTTACGGGGTGAAGCTGTGCGGGAGAGAGTTCATCCGAGCCGTGATATTCACCTGCGGAGGGTCCAGGTGGAGGAGGGCTGCCAGAGCATCCACAG GTGATCTTCCTGATTCTTTCAACTCCGAGCGAGCCTCAGAGGACGAAGCCTCTGAGAGCTGGAACCCAGACACGGTCCCCGGGCTTTCCTACAAGGACTACCCTGATTACGAGAGCCAGAACTGGAGGGAGCAGCTGACTGGTCTGGGCTTCAGCAGGCAGAGCCGCAGCGCTATCTCGGAGGAAGTGCTGGAGGCCCTGCGCACATCAGACAGGAAGGGGCGGGACGTggtgatcgggctgtctaatgCCTGCTGCAAGTGGGGCTGCAGCAAGAGTGAGATCAGCTCCCTGTGCTGA